In Carassius carassius chromosome 5, fCarCar2.1, whole genome shotgun sequence, one genomic interval encodes:
- the acsl4b gene encoding long-chain-fatty-acid--CoA ligase 4b, translating to MLPQCERARSTSGRPEGPYRAVECADALITQDFEGVDTLDKLFIHAVKRFSKAPCLGTREVLSEEEEKQPNGKIFKKLVLGDYSWMTYEEASQAVESFGSGLAALGLQPRNTIAIFCETRVEWMVTAQACFRRNFPLVTLYATLGEDAVAYGLNQCGATHLITSTELLRTKLKNVLSAVSGLQHVIYAGSGEVRHADYPQSLAMHSMQEVTELGAKPENLSKEYEKPTASDLAVVMYTSGSTGRPKGVKMQHSNLIAGMAGQCQRIPGLGSQDTYIAYLPLAHVLELTAEISCVSYGCRLGYSSPHTLTDQSSKIKIGGKGDCSVLKPTLIAAVPEIMDRICKNVNGKLREMSVVQRTLFKVGFNYKLQKVSQGADSPVCNMLFFKRVNLLLGGCVRLMLSGGAPLSASTQRFMNVCFCPVAVGYGLTETCGAGAISEFSDYSTGRVGAPLICSEIKLRDWPEGGYTSQDKPHPRGEILIGGPNVAMGYFGSEGEGENVNFWVDDAGQRWFCTGDVGEVHPDGCLQIVDRKKDLVKLQAGEYVSLGKVESALKNSPLIDNICVYASSEQNYLISFVVPNQKQMTELAKKNGIEGEWEELCKHTKMEEEVLKVIKEIAITSKLERFEVPEKICLSSEAWTPETGLVTDAFKLKRKELKNHYIKDIERLYGAK from the exons ATGTTGCCGCAGTGTGAGAGAGCAAGGAGTACAAGTGGACGTCCAGAAGGACCGTATCGGGCGGTAGAATGCGCAGATGCTCTCATTACACAGGACTTTGAAGGCGTGGACACGCTGGACAAACTTTTTATACATGCTGTGAAGAGATTTAGTAAGGCACCCTGTCTGGGCACCAGAGAGGTCCTtagtgaagaagaagaaaaacaacccAATGGGAAGATCTTTAAGAAG ttGGTCCTGGGGGACTACAGCTGGATGACCTATGAAGAGGCCAGTCAAGCAGTGGAATCTTTTGGCAGTGGTCTGGCAGCTTTGGGCCTGCAGCCACGTAATACCATTGCCATCTTTTGTGAGACACGGGTAGAATGGATGGTCACAGCACAGGCCTGCTTCAGACGCAACTTCCCAT TGGTAACGCTGTATGCAACTCTGGGGGAAGATGCTGTAGCTTATGGGCTGAATCAGTGTGGAGCCACTCATCTCATTACCAGCACAGAACTGCTGCGGACCAAACTGAAG aACGTTTTGAGTGCAGTTTCAGGGTTGCAGCATGTTATCTATGCAGGCAGTGGTGAAGTACGTCATGCTGATTACCCACAGTCTCTCGCCATGCACAGCATGCAGGAAGTAACGGAGCTCGGGGCAAAGCCAGAAAACT taaGCAAAGAGTATGAGAAGCCGACTGCATCTGATCTCGCAGTGGTGATGTACACCAGCGGGTCTACAGGGAGGCCTAAAGGAGTGAAGATGCAACACAGTAATCTGATTGCAGGAATGGCTGGGCAGTGCCAGCGGATCCCGGGCCTGGG GTCCCAGGACACTTATATAGCTTATCTCCCACTGGCTCATGTGCTGGAGCTGACGGCAGAAATATCCTGTGTGTCATATGGCTGCAGGCTCGGATACTCCTCCCCACACACACTCACGGACCAG TCCAGTAAAATAAAGATCGGTGGCAAGGGAGATTGCTCTGTGCTTAAACCCACACTGATAGCGGCAGTACCG GAGATCATGGATCGTATCTGCAAGAACGTTAATGGGAAGTTAAGAGAGATGTCAGTGGTTCAGAGGACTCTGTTTAAAGTGGGATTCAACTATAAGCTACAGAAGGTGTCACAAGGAGCCGATTCTCCGGTGTGTAACAT GCTGTTTTTCAAGCGTGTGAATTTGCTGCTGGGAGGGTGTGTACGTCTGATGTTGAGCGGAGGGGCTCCACTCTCTGCTTCCACACAGAGATTTATGAACGTGTGTTTCTGCCCTGTCGCTGTGGGTTACGGACTTACAGAGACGTGTGGAGCAGGAGCTATCTCAGAAT TTTCTGATTACAGTACAGGACGAGTTGGAGCTCCTCTCATTTGCTCTGAAATAAAACTGCGAGACTGGCCtgagg GTGGATACACCAGTCAGGACAAGCCACACCCACGAGGAGAGATTCTGATTGGTGGACCGAATGTTGCCATGGGATACTTTGGGAGTGAGGGGGAGGGAGAAAATGTCAACTTCTGGGTGGATGACGCAGGGCAGCGCTGGTTTTGTACTGGAGATGTCGGGGAAGTTCATCCAGATGGTTGTTTGCAGATTGTGG ATCGTAAGAAAGACCTGGTAAAGCTGCAGGCAGGTGAATATGTGTCTTTGGGGAAGGTAGAATCTGCCCTGAAAAACAGCCCCCTCATTGATAACATCTGTGTCTATGCCAGCAG TGAACAGAACTACTTGATCAGCTTTGTGGTGCCCAATCAGAAGCAAATGACTGAGCTGGCAAAAAAGAATGGGATAGAGGGAGAGTGGGAGGAGCTTTGTAAACACACCAAGATGGAGGAGGAAGTACTAAAAGTCATCAAAGAGATTGCAATAACAA GTAAACTGGAAAGGTTTGAGGTTCCAGAGAAGATTTGTTTAAGTTCTGAGGCTTGGACTCCAGAAACAGGTCTGGTGACGGATGCCTTCAAACTAAAGAGAAAAGAGCTGAAAAATCATTATATAAAGGACATTGAGAGGTTATATGGGGCTAAATGA